GACATCTGGAATTTGCCCTTGTCCAGCCTTCGGGGTGCCATTGCTGCAACGGAAGGTGTGTGGATTTACTGGTTTGATAGCAACCAGGCCACGCTTAATGCCTTCATTAAAATGGACAAGGATGTTGCCGGCCTGGTTAATGAAATCAATACAGTCGTATCTACAGCCAATCAAAAGCCGATGACGGATACCGAGGCGGAAAAATACAAAGACACTTTTCAAAAATATCAGGAGGAAGCTCTTAAAACGGCCAAATAATTTTCCAAGCGTTCTATGCACCTGCAGGAATTTTTTCTTACTCACTCAATGAAGGCGCATTTCCCTTTTTTGAGCCGTTTCCCAAACACCCAAAAACTTGAAAAATCTTCACCCTGTGCTTTTGGGCGGAGACCTCAACACATCATGCTGCAACGCGCGCAAGGTTGTATTTGCCTTTTTTAGTTTTTGGAACAAGTTTATGCTCATTTTAGTTTCCAATGATGACGGTGTTGGGTCTCCGGGCATTTTAGCTTTGGCCTCAACCCTTTCAAAGATCCCCAAAGCCAAAGTAGTCATCGTTGCCCCCGACCGCGAGCAAAGCGCCACCTCCCATGCCCTGACGCTTCAGCGGCCCTTGCGCATTCACAAGGTGCGGGAGAATTGCTATTCGGTGGATGGCACTCCCACCGATGCGGTGATGTTGGCCGTTAATTCCATTCTGAAAAAGAAACCCGATATTGTTGTTTCTGGCATTAACAATGGCGCCAATTTGGGAGAGGATGTTCATTATTCAGGGACTGTGGCGGCTGCGATGGAAGGGGCCATCATGGGCATTCCTGCTGTGGCTGTTTCGCTTGTGGCCAGAAGCGATTTTTATTTTAAGACGGCCCAATTTTACGCACGCAAAATAGTACAGGGTGTTCTTAAATATGGAATACCTGCCGGCACAGCCCTTAATGTCAATGTTCCCAATCTTCCCTTAAAACAGATAAAGGGAGTGGCTTTTACACGGCAGGGAAGACATAGCTATGGGGGGGTTATTTTTAAAAAATCCGATCCTCGTGGCCAACCTTATTACTGGATTGGTGGCGAATCAAATCCTTTAGAAGAAACACTGGGTACCGATTGCAGAGCTTATCTGGATAAAAAAGTTTCTGTCACTCCCATCAAGGTCGATTTAACCGAATACAATCTTTTAGAAAAAATGCACCAATGGAAGTTTTAGTGGATAAAAAAAAGGAATGCGGACGTTTTGCCGTGGCCATGCGTCGCATGATTGCCGAGCAATTGCAGGGGCGTGATATTACCGATCGGGCTACCTTGCAAGCCGTAGCCGCAGTTCCCCGCCATCTCTTTGTTGAAGAAGCCCTGGCAGATCAGGCTTACAAAGATTATCCCATCGGGATTGGAGAAGGGCAGACTATTTCCCAGCCCTATATGGTGGCGTTTATGACCCAGGCGCTCAAACTTAAAGGAGGGGAAAAAGTTTTGGAAATTGGAACGGGTTGTGGTTATCAAACAGCCGTGCTGGCTGAAATTTGTGGGCATGTTTATACCATTGAGCGCATTAAAACTTTGGCTTTGAAAGCCAGACGTGTTTTAAAAGCACTTGGCTACAAACGCATTACGATGCGTGTGGGGGATGGCACTCAAGGCTGGCCCGAGGCTAAACCCTTTGATTGTATTTTAACAGCGGCCGGTTCCCCTGAAGTTCCCGCTCCTTTGGTGGCCCAGCTTAAAGAAGGGGGGCGTTTGGTGGTACCTGTCGGGAATGAAGAAAGTCAAATCTTGGTGCGAGTGACCATTGTTCATGGCGAGCCCCAGGTAGAAAACCTGGGGCCTTGTCGTTTTGTCAAACTTGTGGGCCGTTATGGATGGAAACAGCAACGCCAGGCAGGGGACCGTTTTACGAAGCGTTCTTTATTATAGGCACCTCTAGAAACTCGAGTTCATGGTTCGAGAACCTCACCATGTCCACTATGGCTTAGTTGGGACACCCTGAGGTTCTCGAAGGGTGACTCTGCAACAGTTTTTAGAGGTACCCCGATGAAAAGTTTTTTTAATACTTTTTTACTTGTTATTATTTTTTCATCGGTTGGTTGTTCTGATTTTCGCGATATTTTTGAATCGAATATCGAAACCCCTCATACCTATGAAAAGACCCGCAAGGAAGAAAGGCAGACCGCAAAAGAAGAAAAAAAGAGGGACAAGGATTTAAAAAAGGAGAGGAAAGCTGAAATTGCCAAAGGAAGAAAAAAACAATCCATCACATCCCGGCCTGTAAAACCCAGGGAAAGATTTGTTTGGCCGGTGGATGGAAAACTTTCTTCAGGTTTTGGACCCAGACGCGGACGTGATCATGATGGTATTGATATTTTGGCCCCCAAGGGAACTCCCATTGGGGCTTCCCGTTCTGGAAAAGTGATTTATATAGGGAGAATGCACGGATATGGGAATTTGGTTATCTTAAAACATGAAAACAATTTTTTTAGTGCCTATGCCCACTTAAATGAAATTAAGACAAAACAGGCTAACGAGGTAAAACAGGGGCAGGTTATTGGGACGGTGGGGCATACAGGTCGCGCTTCGGCCTATCATTTGCATTTTGAAATCAGGGAAAAAACAGTTCCCAAAGATCCGTTGTTGTTTTTACCAAAAAAAATGTAGGTAGGGACAATCCTAGGATTGTCCCTACAGGAGAAAAATAATATGGAAGATTTCAAAAAAATAATCCGTGATGTGCCCGATTTTCCAAAACCGGGCATTGTTTTTAAAGACATTACTCCCCTGTTGCAAGATCCCAAAGTCTTTACCAGGGTGGTTCACATTTTTGGAGACCGTTATGCCGGTGCGAAAATCGACAAGATTGTGGGCATTGAATCGCGTGGTTTTATTTTTGGGGCCCCCTTAAGTGTTCATTTGGGGATTGGTTTTGTTCCTGTGCGTAAAAAAGGAAAACTTCCCTGGACGACACTTTCGCAGGAATATGCCCTTGAATACGGGACTGATGAACTGGAAATACATGTAGATTCCATTGGCAAGGGAGAACGGGTTTTAATTGTCGATGATCTTTTAGCCACCGGGGGCACTGTAGAAGCTGTTTGCAAGCTTGTTGAAAAACAGGGAGGAACAGTTGGGAGCTTGGCCTTTGTGGTAGAGCTTGAATTTTTAAAAGGCCGTGACAAACTAAAAAATCGCGACATTTTTTCGATTGTTCGGTATTGATTTTTTCCAAGGCCTTTGAGAATGCCACAGATACGAGGCTTCAAATGAGGACCGACTGAGACGTACCTTAGGGTACGTCGTAAGGAGTGCCCGAATTTGAAACGAAGGAGATGGGGCATTATCGAAGGCCTGGGCCTCGTAGCTCAGACGGATAGAGCGGGGGACTCCTAAGCCCTAGGCCGTGCGTTCGACTCGCACCGAGGCCACAAAGACACTACCTCCCCTTGATCCCCTCCTTATAAAGGAGGGGAGATTTAAGAGGGTTTTCTAAAATCTGTCCCCCTTTGTCCCGCGAAGCGGGATCCCGTTTGCGGGATAAGGGGGACTATAGGGGGTAGCATCCCCATTCCCCATTTGACATTATTCCCTTAAGTATCCTATGGTCGTCCCGTTTTAAAATTAACTACGAAATGAGGTGATATTAAATGCCAGGAGTCATTCTAAGAGAGGGCGAAAGTTTTGAAAGTGCTGTTCGCCGTTTTAAAAAACAGTGCGAAAAAGCCGGCATCCTTATGGATATAAGGAAGCGCGAGTTTTACGAAAAACCCTCCATTCGGCGCAAAAAGAAAAGCGCCCAAGCCCGCAAACGCGGTATAAAAAAATTCTTTTAATTTGTAGGGGCCCCGCATCGCGGGGCCCTTACCATTCCCCATGACCATCCTCGAAAAACTAGACAACGAAATCAAAACTGCTCTTAAAGCCCGGGAAGAAGCCCGTTTGGCTACGGTGCGTTTGATCAAGTCACAAGTTAAAAACAAGGAAATTGAACTGATTCATCCTCTTTCCGAGGCCGAATTTTTGGCCGTCCTTTCCACCATGGTCAAACAACGTCGGGAATCCATTGACCAGTTTAGTAAAGCCGGCCGTACTGATTTGGTGGTCAAAGAAGAAATTGAACTTAAAGTGATTGAATCTTTCCTGCCTCAACAACTCACCGATGCTGAAGTCGATGCTTTCATTGCCCAAGCCGTGGCTGAATCAAAAGCCGCCGGCCCCAAAGACATGGGGCCCGTCATGAAACTCCTCAAAGACAAAACCGCCGGCCGCGTCGATGGTCGCGTGCTGTCTGACAAAGTCAAAGCCAAACTGGCTGTGATCTAACCCTAACTCATGAAATAAATATTTATTTTACTTGTTCCCACGCTCTGCGTGGGAACAAAAAGAATGGTTCTAGGGAGAACGCAGGAGCGTTGTGGAGTTGCGTTCCCACGGAGACCGTGGGAACGAGGGAACATGGGGGCCATCATGAAACTCCTCAAAGACAAAACCGCCGGCCATGTTGATGGGCGGGTGTTGTTAGGCAAGGTTAAGGCCAAATTAGCCTCGATCTAACCCCAACCCCCCTGAAATAAATATTTATTTTTATATTGATAAATATATTTATTTAATTAAAATATTTTATGCAGTTTGAATGGGACGAGAACAAGAACATCTTGAATATCAAAAAGCATGGTATCTCTTTTGACGAGGCAATGCGCGCTTTTCTTGATCCTGAACGCAAGGTCAGGTTTAATATGAAGCATTCCAGAAGTGAAATGCGTTATTATTGTTTAGGTAAGGTGGAAGGAAAGGTTATGACGGTGCGGTTTACCATTAGAAACAACAAAATCCGGATTATTGGTGCCGGATATTGGAGGGAAGGGAAAATAATTTATGAAAAAAAATAAAAAGAAAAAATATGGTCCTGCACCTGCCCACATTGCAAAAGAGCTCAAACATTCAGTTGAAATAGCCGATTTTTTACCATCGCCCGACCATATAGCTTCCATGATTCAAAAGGCGGAAGTGGTGCCTGTGACCATGAATGTAAAAAAGAAGACCATTGAAAAATATAAAACCTTCGCCGAAAAAAGAGGTATTAAATACCAGGTATTTGTATCGACTCTGCTCGATACTTATGCCCAACGTTTTTGATGAATTTAAATATTACTTGGGAACAAAACGAATGGTTCTAGGCAGAACGCAGGAGCGTTGTGGAGTTGCATTCCCACGGAGACCGTAGGAACGAGGGATCAATTAGCATTTCCCAAGACTTTCTGGATGAGGTGCTCTAAGGGTTGTAAGTCTTCCGGAGGTAGGTGCCCCAGTTTTTTGACAATGATGTTTTTTTCAATTGTGGCCATGACAGGTTTGATGCACGACTGTTTCAGTAGTCCTGCTATTTCCCAATTTTTAAGTTTTAAAGTAAGGGGATCGGCATCTTGCTTTTGTTTGCTGGTAATGGCCATAACAACAACATCGGGACGGGTTATATTGTAAATTTGCGAACTGATTATAACAGCAGGGCGTTGTTTTGTGTTTGTTTGATTGGTGAATGGAAATGGTAATAGAACAACATCACCAAAATTAAAGTTTGTCATATTCTGCGTCATCGGGATTGTCCCATTCTTTTTCAAACGTGGGTTCAGAAGCCCGGCTGGCCATGGTGGTTAAAGATGATTTTTTATTTTTTTGAATGAGAAACTCAATAAAGTCAAGGACCTCACTTAAAGCATCCGGAGGCAGGCTTTTTATTTTGTTAACCAAACTGTCAGAGTTTGTGCTGGAATCTTGTTGCATACAGCATGAATCATAATCAATTATCCCGCTATTCGTCCAGAACGAAAAATACGGGTTTGATTACTTGTTTACTTGTTCCCATTACGCTCTGCGTGGGAACAAAAAGAATGGTTCTAGGGAGAACGCAGGAGCGTTGTGGAGTTGCGTTCCCACGGAGACCGTGGGAACGAGGGAAAAAACTCCCGCCCTTTTGCAAGGGCGGGGAATAATGTCAAAAAATATCAGGTTTCTTCATCCAAGGCACCTGGGCCTTCTTCGTCAGTGTCAGTGACAGCGGTTGAAACAGTCACAGACCCGGAAGCCTGTACCTGTTCATAGGGTGCCGAACCATCTTTGGAATAAAGAATGTAAAACTTATAGGTTTTTCCAGGCTGATAAAACGCATTCAAGGCCTGCGCCTTAGCATCTTTTTCAGTAATGGTTAAAGTTTGATCGCTTGATTTACTGGCCTCGGCAACATAGCCAGGAAGCTCCCTATTCCCAGTTTCAAAGCACTGAGAAAATTTAAGGCCCCGCTTGAGCGGGGACGGTAGCGGCTGCCTGTTGGGCATTGAATAATTTTATGGCTTCCTCAGCATAGGGAAGGCCGATAAATGTTTTTGGAAGATCCTTTGAAGAGGCTGTTGTATCCAAGGTAAGTGCACCTTCAATATAGGTATAGATGAATTTTTTGTCATTCTTTTCAAAGTTAATATAAGTCACAGGATCATTTCTTTTTAAGGTAATAGTTACTTCAAGAGTGGCTCCGTCAATAGTGATGGAGAATTTTTGTTCTGTGTTGGGTTTTCGTTGGATGATTCTTACGGCTTCCAATATGGCGGCACTCGCATAGGGGTTTTTACTTACGGCTCCCAAAAAATCATCACGGGTAATGACCGTTTTTTCGCCAAAAAATTGGGGGTAATGAGTGTCAGTAATTTGTGCTCTTGTATCAACATCAAAAAGACCCGCTTTATTTAAAGCATTTTTGAATTCAACAGCTGTTATAGGAAATGTATTGGCATGAATATCCTTGGGCATTTGGGCTTCAGGCTCGGTGGCCATGGCATCTAAAATGCCCAATAAAGACACAAGGCCGATAATGCGGTTGTTTCTTTCCGTGTCGTTACCATCATAAGCGTTATTAAATTCGGCCAAAGAAACAAGAAGAGGGTTGCCGTCAGCGTTATAACCAAAAACAAGATGGCCCAAGATAGAATTGCCATTGATGCTTCCTGTTTTATCTAGTGGTAAATAGTCTCTCAACTCTTTTGTAAGGCTTGGATTTAAGTCAAACATGGAAAGACATTCCAGTTTGTTTCTTCCTTCTTCAGTAAGAACTAATTTTTTACCGCTTGTTGTTTTAAAATAACGGGAAAGTGAAACTCCGCTGTTAGCATTGGATAGAGTTGGCTTTTTCCCAGTTGCCTCATAAAGTGCAGCAAGGGAATTGTATTTTTTTAAATCACCTGCATCTACATTGGGCAGAAATTCACAATATCTGGAAATGGTAGCCATAAGTTTCCTTTTTTATCGGTGCCCTTTACGTTTTGGAGGTGGAGGGGATTTAAGAGTTAGCTCTTCCCCAGTTGCAAGCTGTTTTTGGGTTAGGTCTAATTTTGCTTGGCCCCCAGTAATTAATAGATCTACTACTTTGTCTTTCAATCTTTTTGGGACATTTACTTTAAGATTTGTACCCTCAACTTTAACTCCTAAAAGTGGTATTAAACTAACACGCTCACCTTCTTTTAAGAGGGCAAACACATAAGGTTTCTTTTCAGGAAGCTTCTCAAAGCTGGCAGCGTTACCAGTGCCAGCGGTAAAGGGGATGCTCATTGTACCATCGGTACCAATATTAAGGGTTGTCCCCTTGGTTAAAGTAATGCTTGGATAGCTCTTTTTATAGTCTTCTATCGCTGTTGTAAGATTAGTTTTTGAAAAAGTGGACGTTTTGTTACCGAGCTCTGTAAGAGCTGTCGCTAATGCCGTGATGGCTTTTTCAACTTGCGTTTTGGCCAAAGTTAATTTGGCCTCGTAGGGATCGGTATCAGGTACGGTAGCGATTGCTTTTGCCAAGCGATCCAAGAATTGCTTGGCTTCTGTTAAGTCTTTGAGAACCACAGCCAACATCTGCTTTGAATTTTCCAGAGTGGAAGCATCCACAGTTGTTATTTTTGTAATTTCGGTTTTGTCGTCATCAAGTTTTATTATGAGCGCTTGCGAAAGGCCACCCAAGGTGGTTTTTGAAGCATCATCTGTAATTCCACCTACAAGATCTTCTACTGACGCATCAAAACCATCGATGGTATTTGGTTGTTCTGCAAGCTCAACCTTTGCTGGGGCATCCTTTTGTGGGGCGATATCGCTTTCAGGAGCGCCGCTTGCGTACCCAAGGCCCATGGAGTGACCGTAGGCATCTTTATATTCAAAAGGAACTCGAACAATGTCGCATTCTTTTTTAGCGTCTGGTTGTTCTCCAAAATAAGTAACGCCTTTTAACTTACTTATGTTGGTGCTTACGCGGTAAGTCGCATCCTGCCACATCGTTCTGTAGCGGGGTGTTGCATCCACTTCTTTTTTAAACGTGGCGACATCTACTTCTTGGCCGGTTGCATTGACTAATTTAATGTCAAAAATACGGAACTTAACATCTGAATTCTGATTGCTGTCTTTTATATAAGTATCTCCAGCATCTTTTCTTAGGTCACGTTCGCGTAAGGCATTACCTTCTGCATTGTGAGTAGATAAAGTTGCCTGACCTTCGCTGTTTAAGGCAGCCACTTCTCCGCGCCCCGTGGCACGTACAACATTGACCCCTGCAATGGTCATGTAAATTTCAGCCATTTGGGCCGCGCGATCCGAAAGGCCTTTATTGTATTTGGTAGAACCAGATCTGTCGCGATAGATGTCAATGGCAATGCTTAAACCAGCTTCCCCGATCTTTTGGGCCGCAGCGTGGATTCTTTTTTGGGCTTCATCAAATCCTTTTTTAGTGGTGCCGTCGTAATATTGAATCATAGGGCCGGGTTTGATCTTTTCGCCTGGCGATAATTTTTTATTCCGCTTTTTATCTTCAGAGGATAACGTTTTCCCCTCAACTTGGGCAAGCTCAGCCAATCTCCTCAAGAAAGCGTCACGCTGAGTTTCTTTCTCTGCATCAGAAAGTTTCTCGTAATCGGCAAGCACAGCCTTAAAGGCAGCAACTTCTTTGTCGGAAGGACGGTCAAAACCTAATTGCAAATGAGTTCCAGTGATTTCTGCAATTTCATTGATGGGGACTTGAGTTACTGCTGCGGCCAGAGCTTTTAGCTTTATATCTGTTAAAGGAACAAGTTTGGGTGTGGGTACATGGTTTCCAGATCCGTCAACTGTGGTTTCTCGATAACCATCTTTATCATACACCACTTCTTTTGTGTCTTTGTTAATAAGAACAATACGACGTTCAAGAGTAGGGTTGCTTAAATCACCCACTGGAATGGCACGTACAACAAATTCCAATTTGCTAGTCAAATCTTCTTGACTACAGGCTTTAAGATAAGCTTTGACAGCATCATTATTTGTAAGTGTTTCATCATTTAATTTAGCCAAATAGGCTTCAATGGTGAGTTTTTTACCAGCAGAATCTTTCTCGGCATCAGGAACTAGGATATTGTCATCAAAAGAATTGCATGTGGCATTAGCCGGTCTTTCTGGGCCTGCGGCTGGAGGAGGAGGGGTTTTGGGAGGTTTAAAGCCAAAATTCCAGCCAGCTGTTAAGCCAAACTCATTTGTTCTTTGACGCTCTGTTATCTCGCGGCCTTTTTTTCCTTCAACTTTATTAATGCCATCAATAGTGGTATCTCGCCACAAGGAAGCCTCCAACGTAAGGTCAAAATGGCCCCAGCTTGCTGTAGCTGCGGGGACAAATGTAAATTCTCCGTCCAATGCACCGCTAGTTTGCTTTCGAGCTTCATAAATGCGGCGATCATCGTAGCCTCCGCCAGCTCGGTCGGTATCAATAATATTTTCTGAATCAAGGAGTACAAGCCCCGCGGATAAACGAATATTATCAGGTGCGGCTGTATCGGTTCCCTGTTCCCGAAAGACATCAATTCCCAGTCCTAGGCGGGATTCAATGCCAATGGCATAGGTTAGGTCAATTTTATTTATAGCGGCTTCAACAGATTGAGCATCAATAGAACTTACAGGAGGGCCTTTAGGAGAAGGATTTGTATCTTCTCCTTCATTTCCAGTTGTAGATGTCTCCTCAGATTCTTCTCCAGTAGGAGGTTCTACAGGGGGGGTGCCAAAACCTTCGTCAAGTCCACCACCACCTCCGATTGTTGGATTTTTTTCATCTTCTGGCTTTGGTGGTTCTGGATCTTTTATTTGGCCAACTCCTGGGTCTTTAGGTGGTGTTCCTGTAGGCTGCGGAACAGGTGCGCCCGCACCTTCATCTTTGCAATTTTTACCGCGATTTTTGCGGATATTATCAATGCCAGGTAAGAATCGTGCGACACCATTTAAATCAAACATGAAGGAAAGGCGGTCCCAAAATTCGGGTCGATAAGCGAAAAAACCTCCAACCTTTAGACTGCCGCTTACACCAGGATCGATGCAGCCTTCAGTTTTGTAGGCGTCAATCGAAAAACCACCCTGAATACCATAGGACACATTAGGAGGGGGAGCTGTGTAAGTTGTAGCTGGAGCAGCACCTGCTGCACCTGTTGGAGGAGGAGTGGCACCTGCTGCACCTGTTGGAGGAGTGGCACCTGCACCTGCCACTTGTGGACTTATTTTTAAACCATATAAAATACTCATAATCTTTATCTCCTCAGTTTTATCTTTTGCCACCCGCCTTCGTCCCCCATTTAGGGGAACGTTGGGCGGATGATGCCCCAACGGTCATACTAATTATCGGCACCCTGTTCCAAAAGTTGCGGGAAAGGTGAAGTTTTTTGGAAAATTGAAAATGGAGGATAAAGACCCTTGGGAAGGAACTAATGTAAGCTATTGGAATGATGGGGGTTGTTAGTCGGGCCCCTCACTTAATCCCAAATTGTTTTTACAACCCCTGATGAAGTAATAGCTTGATCTTTGGTGACAAGGGGGAACCCAAGTTTTAGGGCTGTGGCCACAATAATGCGATCGGCAGGGTCTGGAGAAAGTCCTTGAAGTTGCAGCGAATTGATAAGAATGGAAGGGGTGGGGTCAATAATATGTAAGCTGGGAAGCAGGAGCACTTTTTCTACCCATGTATGAATTTCAAGGGAAAGAGCAAGTCTCCCTTTTTTATGAAGCATGGCTATTTCCCAAAAAGACATGGCTGAAATATAGAGGCTCTTCTTTTGAATGGCCTGTTTGATAATTTTGGTTGCTTTTACAGGAAGGGGGGCGCTGGCATCAATCCACCAAAGTAAAGTATGGGTGTCAAGCACGATCATGAAATAAGTTTCCAGTCTTCCAAGCCAACAGGATCTAAGGGATTTTCATATTTTAAAATGCTGTTTTTTAATTGTTTTTGAATGTTTTCTCCATCCTTTTTGGAAGAATAGGGCAAAATAGTGGCCACAGGCCTGCCATGGTCGGTGATGATGATTTTTTCCTTTTTTTCTTCGATAAAACGTAAATAACTCAACAGTTTTGGTTTAAGGGCTGCCTTGGAGATGCTTAATGTCATAACAAGGTCATAATAAAGTGACCACTTTTAAAGTCAAGCTTATTTTTTTTAAAAATCTTGCCGTCCTGCGCAACCTTTTAATAAGCCTGCCGATAATTAACCTGGGTTAGAAAAGTTTGGGTGAGGGAAGGGGAATTTGGGGAGAAAAATTTTATGAAAAAAATATTATTGATTACTTTCTTGTTTTTCATGTTCATGGCTTCCAAGGCCATGGCACGGTGCCAGGTTCATCAGCCTTCCGATGATGCTGGTAATGAGAATGGGCTTCGTTTTCACTTAAACCTTTATAATAGCGATGAAGGTGATTGCCGTATACCGGGTGTGCCCAATGAAATTTGCAGAAACAACCGTGATGATGACAATGATGGCCATACAGATGAGGCAGGTTGTTTTCAACCTGACTCTGATGAAGCTGCCAATCAAAATCCAGATACCAAATACCAGGCAGGTGCTGAAGCTATTTATTTCATGACTAAAAAGTGGGATCAGCTCAATGAAGCGGAGTTAATAGATCATAATCGATGTACCTATAATGATCCCCTTGCTTGGCCTGAAAACATGCTCATGAGTTTTTTCACCAATGCCAACAACCAAAATCTTGAAAAAATTGTTTTGACCGGTGCTATGCGTTTTTCCAATGAAAATATGGGTTTGATACTTGGGAACTGGTCGCCTCATACAGACCCAGCTACAACTTGTGATTATGGGGCTGTTATCATTGATGGTCGAACCAATTTTGCTAATAGGGCTAGTCCATTTACTTGTGCGCGTAATACGCGTCTAGTTTTTTTCAGAAATCTTTATATTGAAACAAATCATCTGAGCCATGACCAACTCTTTAATTCTTCTTTGGGAGTTGATAATGATCCGGATGTTGAGGGAATTCAACGACGCTTTGCAGCAAACCATAACCAATCGTGCTTGAATGATAATGGTTCGGAAAATGTGGGTAGCGTCTATGTCTGTCCCGGCGAATTTCGAAAAGAGGCCTTTTTGCCTGATCCCAATGACACTCGCGAACCTTATGAAAAAACAAATGTTTGTATTCCTGATGATGTAGATCCCCGTTTGATTGATGGTGATGGTGATGGTTTTTGTGAAGGCATTCCTGCCACAGGCGCCAACGAGGATTGTACTGATACGGATAATGACGATATTTGTGAAGGTGTTGTTCGTGGAGTCGATGGTAGTGTTGAAGATCAAGAATGCTGGGATGGTCGTGTGGGTGGTGGGGATTGTGACGATGAGAACAAAGATATTCACCCCGACGCTCGTGACACTTGCGGAAACGATATTGATGAAGA
This region of Deltaproteobacteria bacterium GWA2_45_12 genomic DNA includes:
- a CDS encoding 5'/3'-nucleotidase SurE, with product MLILVSNDDGVGSPGILALASTLSKIPKAKVVIVAPDREQSATSHALTLQRPLRIHKVRENCYSVDGTPTDAVMLAVNSILKKKPDIVVSGINNGANLGEDVHYSGTVAAAMEGAIMGIPAVAVSLVARSDFYFKTAQFYARKIVQGVLKYGIPAGTALNVNVPNLPLKQIKGVAFTRQGRHSYGGVIFKKSDPRGQPYYWIGGESNPLEETLGTDCRAYLDKKVSVTPIKVDLTEYNLLEKMHQWKF
- a CDS encoding glutamyl-tRNA amidotransferase, coding for MTILEKLDNEIKTALKAREEARLATVRLIKSQVKNKEIELIHPLSEAEFLAVLSTMVKQRRESIDQFSKAGRTDLVVKEEIELKVIESFLPQQLTDAEVDAFIAQAVAESKAAGPKDMGPVMKLLKDKTAGRVDGRVLSDKVKAKLAVI
- a CDS encoding 30S ribosomal protein S21; this translates as MPGVILREGESFESAVRRFKKQCEKAGILMDIRKREFYEKPSIRRKKKSAQARKRGIKKFF
- a CDS encoding protein-L-isoaspartate O-methyltransferase is translated as MEVLVDKKKECGRFAVAMRRMIAEQLQGRDITDRATLQAVAAVPRHLFVEEALADQAYKDYPIGIGEGQTISQPYMVAFMTQALKLKGGEKVLEIGTGCGYQTAVLAEICGHVYTIERIKTLALKARRVLKALGYKRITMRVGDGTQGWPEAKPFDCILTAAGSPEVPAPLVAQLKEGGRLVVPVGNEESQILVRVTIVHGEPQVENLGPCRFVKLVGRYGWKQQRQAGDRFTKRSLL
- a CDS encoding adenine phosphoribosyltransferase — encoded protein: MEDFKKIIRDVPDFPKPGIVFKDITPLLQDPKVFTRVVHIFGDRYAGAKIDKIVGIESRGFIFGAPLSVHLGIGFVPVRKKGKLPWTTLSQEYALEYGTDELEIHVDSIGKGERVLIVDDLLATGGTVEAVCKLVEKQGGTVGSLAFVVELEFLKGRDKLKNRDIFSIVRY